A DNA window from Zingiber officinale cultivar Zhangliang chromosome 3A, Zo_v1.1, whole genome shotgun sequence contains the following coding sequences:
- the LOC122052752 gene encoding eukaryotic translation initiation factor 5A-2-like — MSDEEHHFESKADAGASKTYPQQAGTIRKNGYIVIKGRACKVVEVSTSKTGKHGHAKCHFVAIDIFNAKKLEDIVPSSHNCDVPHVTRTDYQLIDISEDGFVSLLTENGSTKDDLRLPTDETLLAQIKDGFAEGKDLVVTVMSAMGEEQICALKDIGPK; from the exons ATGTCGGACGAGGAGCACCACTTTGAGTCGAAGGCAGACGCAGGGGCTTCCAAGACTTACCCTCAGCAGGCTGGAACTATCCGTAAGAATGGGTATATCGTCATTAAGGGGCGTGCGTGCAAG GTTGTAGAGGTTTCAACCTCCAAAACTGGAAAACATGGTCATGCAAAATGCCACTTCGTTGCCATTGATATTTTCAATGCTAAGAAGCTTGAAGATATTGTGCCATCATCTCATAACTGTGAT GTTCCCCATGTAACTCGTACTGACTATCAGCTTATTGATATATCGGAGGATGGATTT GTGAGTCTATTGACTGAAAATGGTAGCACAAAGGATGACCTAAGACTCCCAACTGATGAAACTCTGCTTGCACAG ATCAAAGATGGTTTTGCAGAGGGGAAAGACCTGGTGGTCACTGTCATGTCTGCAATGGGCGAAGAGCAGATTTGTGCACTCAAGGATATCGGGCCCAAGTAA
- the LOC122050762 gene encoding casein kinase II subunit alpha-2-like: MIDHELQKLWLIDWGLAEFYHPGKEYNVRVASSYPEINPLIFNLLEWMMKLHSIFIHLLFQVLGTDELNVYLNRYRLELDPQLDALVGRHSRKPWSKFINADNQHLVSPEAIDFLDKLLRYVYQDRLTAREAMVYPYFLQVRAAENSWLRIQ; encoded by the exons ATGATAGATCACGAGCTCCAGAAGCTCTGGTTGATAGACTGGGGACTTGCTGAATTCTACCATCCTGGTAAGGAGTACAATGTTCGTGTAGCTTCAAG TTATCCTGAAATAAACCCTTTAATATTCAATCTATTAGAATGGATGATGAAGTTACATTCA ATATTCATTCATCTTCTTTTCCAGGTTCTTGGTACTGATGAACTAAATGTGTACCTAAACAGGTATCGGCTAGAGCTCGATCCACAGCTTGATGCTCTCGTTGGAAG GCACAGCAGAAAACCATGGTCTAAATTCATTAATGCTGACAATCAACACCTTGTTTCTCCAGAG GCAATAGATTTTCTTGATAAACTCCTGCGATACGTTTATCAGGATAGGCTCACTGCACGAGAAGCAATGG TATATCCATATTTTCTTCAAGTAAGAGCAGCAGAGAATAGTTGGTTGCGGATCCAGTAA
- the LOC122052753 gene encoding ABC transporter F family member 4-like gives MVRKTAADVSSSKGGKSRESASIASAVPKKEKISVSAMLASMDKPKASSFGASKKPRPKAKSSSYTDDIDLPPSDDEEEEVAEEETARPKARNAVTELSAATISDKELKKREKKDIFNANAAEQARQQALRDDHDVFTVVIGSRAAALDPDAQEGAADANVKDITIENFSVSARGKELLKNTTVKIAHGKRYGLIGPNGKGKSTLLKLLAWRKIPVPRNIDVLLVEQEVVGDARTALEAVVSANEELVSLRKEAAALSEKPEGGGGDDEDDDSGVKLAEIYERLQLLGSDAAEAQASKILAGLGFTKEMQRRPTKSFSGGWRMRISLARALFVQPTLLLLDEPTNHLDLRAVLWLEEYLCRWKKTLVVVSHDRDFLNTVCNEIIHLHELKLHVYRGNFDDFESGYEQKRKETNKKFEIYEKQMKAAKKTSNKAKQDKVDDRAKYVAAKAAKSKSKGKVEDDDVPPPEAPQRWRDYSVVFHFPEPTELTPPLLQLIEVSFSYPNREDFRLSNVDVGIDMGTRVAIVGPNGAGKSTLLNLLAGDLVPTEGEVRRSQKLRIGRYSQHFVDLLIMEENPVQYLLRLHPDQEGFSKQEAVRAKLGKFGLPSHNHLTPIAKLSGGQKARVVFTSISMSRPHILLLDEPTNHLDMQSIDALADALQEFTGGVILVSHDSRLISRVCEDEEKSEIWVVEDGTVRKFPGSFEEYKEDLLKEIKADVDE, from the coding sequence ATGGTGAGGAAAACCGCCGCCGACGTCTCCTCTTCCAAGGGCGGAAAATCCAGGGAATCCGCCTCCATCGCCTCTGCTGTAcccaaaaaggagaagatttcCGTGTCGGCTATGCTTGCCTCCATGGACAAGCCCAAAGCCTCGTCTTTCGGCGCCTCGAAAAAGCCTAGGCCCAAAGCCAAATCCTCGTCCTATACGGATGACATCGATCTACCGCCTTCCGACGATGAGGAAGAGGAGGTCGCGGAGGAAGAGACCGCAAGACCTAAAGCTCGAAATGCTGTTACTGAACTGTCAGCCGCCACCATCTCGGACAAGGAGCTcaagaagagggagaagaaggaTATCTTCAATGCGAACGCTGCTGAGCAGGCACGGCAGCAGGCCCTGAGGGATGACCACGATGTCTTCACGGTGGTTATTGGATCCCGCGCAGCCGCCCTTGATCCTGACGCTCAAGAGGGCGCCGCCGATGCTAACGTGAAGGATATCACCATCGAGAATTTCTCTGTTTCTGCTCGGGGGAAGGAGCTCCTGAAGAACACCACTGTCAAGATCGCCCATGGGAAGAGGTACGGTCTTATTGGTCCAAACGGGAAGGGGAAATCTACTCTGTTAAAGCTCCTTGCTTGGAGGAAGATTCCTGTCCCACGCAACATTGATGTGCTCCTGGTCGAGCAGGAAGTAGTCGGGGATGCAAGAACTGCTCTTGAGGCTGTTGTGTCAGCTAACGAGGAGCTGGTGAGCCTCCGCAAGGAGGCTGCTGCTCTCTCCGAGAAAcctgaaggaggaggaggagacgatgaagacgatgatAGTGGAGTGAAGCTTGCAGAAATATATGAAAGGTTGCAGCTTTTGGGTTCCGATGCTGCAGAGGCCCAGGCATCAAAGATCTTAGCTGGGTTAGGGTTCACCAAGGAGATGCAGCGCCGTCCAACCAAGTCATTCAGCGGAGGATGGAGGATGAGGATATCTTTGGCCAGAGCTCTCTTTGTGCAGCCAACTTTGTTACTTCTGGATGAGCCTACAAACCATCTTGATCTCCGAGCAGTATTATGGTTAGAGGAGTATCTTTGCCGCTGGAAGAAGACGCTGGTGGTGGTGTCCCATGACAGAGACTTCCTTAACACTGTTTGCAATGAGATTATACATCTTCACGAGCTGAAACTCCATGTTTACCGTGGGAACTTTGATGATTTTGAAAGTGGTTATGAGCAAAAGCGAAAAGAAACAAATAAGAAGTTTGAAATTTATGAGAAGCAGATGAAAGCTGCAAAGAAGACTAGCAACAAGGCTAAGCAAGACAAGGTTGATGATCGGGCCAAGTATGTCGCTGCCAAGGCAGCTAAGAGTAAGTCAAAGGGGAAGGTGGAAGATGATGATGTGCCACCACCTGAGGCGCCCCAACGGTGGAGGGATTACAGTGTTGTATTCCACTTCCCAGAGCCCACTGAGCTGACACCGCCACTTCTGCAGCTCATCGAGGTCAGCTTCAGCTATCCAAACAGGGAGGATTTTAGGCTTTCCAATGTTGATGTGGGAATTGATATGGGGACAAGGGTTGCCATTGTAGGACCAAATGGTGCCGGCAAATCCACACTGCTGAATTTACTTGCAGGGGATTTGGTGCCCACTGAAGGAGAAGTTCGTCGGAGTCAAAAGCTGCGGATTGGGAGATATTCCCAGCATTTTGTTGATCTCCTGATCATGGAAGAGAACCCAGTTCAGTACCTTCTCCGCCTTCATCCAGATCAAGAAGGATTTagcaagcaagaggctgtgcgaGCTAAACTTGGGAAATTTGGCCTGCCTAGCCACAACCACCTTACACCCATTGCCAAATTATCTGGAGGCCAGAAGGCTCGCGTTGTGTTTACTTCTATATCCATGTCTAGGCCTCATATTCTTTTGTTGGATGAGCCAACAAATCACCTTGACATGCAAAGTATCGATGCACTGGCAGATGCACTTCAGGAGTTTACTGGTGGTGTTATTTTGGTGAGTCACGACTCACGTTTAATATCACGAGTATGTGAGGATGAAGAGAAAAGTGAGATATGGGTTGTGGAAGATGGTACTGTTAGAAAATTCCCTGGTTCTTTTGAAGAGTACAAGGAAGATCTTCTGAAAGAGATTAAGGCGGATGTTGATGAATAA